From Haloglomus litoreum, the proteins below share one genomic window:
- a CDS encoding alpha/beta fold hydrolase translates to MSEPTSETPAGEVRHTTLETGDGRNNPRETGVRYRVAGAEDAPPVVLLHGIGLDAADVSFRYLLPALADEHRVYAPDLPGHGGSEKPRVSYTTAFFRRALRAFLADRGLDDPALVGVSMGGAVALGHALAHDVGRLVLVNSYGLGADAPWRPVAATMLRTPFAHRGWWATVGSSRTAVREHLRTMTGGAPPEDLVADVYETVGSAAVGRTVASWQRDEFRGDGLRTDYSDRLGQLDAETLFVHGKRDPLLPSSWSVEAAERTGASLEVFGDCGHWTPREAPERFVGSVRRFLAGT, encoded by the coding sequence GTGAGCGAGCCGACGAGCGAGACACCGGCAGGCGAGGTCCGCCACACGACGCTCGAGACGGGCGACGGCCGCAACAACCCACGCGAGACCGGGGTCCGTTACCGGGTCGCCGGCGCCGAGGATGCCCCGCCGGTCGTCCTGCTGCACGGCATCGGGCTGGACGCGGCCGACGTCTCCTTCCGGTACCTCCTGCCGGCACTCGCCGACGAGCACCGCGTCTACGCGCCGGACCTCCCGGGCCACGGCGGGAGCGAGAAGCCGCGGGTCTCGTACACGACGGCGTTCTTCCGGCGTGCGCTGCGGGCGTTCCTCGCGGACCGTGGCCTCGACGACCCGGCGCTCGTGGGGGTCTCGATGGGCGGCGCGGTCGCGCTGGGACACGCGCTCGCCCACGACGTCGGGCGGCTCGTCCTCGTCAACAGCTACGGGCTGGGCGCCGACGCGCCGTGGCGACCGGTGGCCGCGACGATGCTCCGGACGCCGTTCGCCCACCGCGGCTGGTGGGCGACCGTCGGGAGCAGCCGGACGGCCGTCCGCGAGCACCTGCGGACGATGACCGGCGGTGCGCCGCCGGAGGACCTCGTGGCCGACGTGTACGAGACGGTCGGGTCGGCGGCCGTCGGGCGAACGGTGGCGTCGTGGCAGCGCGACGAGTTCCGGGGCGACGGGCTCCGGACGGACTACTCGGACCGGCTGGGGCAGCTCGACGCCGAGACGCTGTTCGTCCACGGGAAACGGGACCCGCTGCTGCCCTCGTCGTGGTCGGTCGAGGCAGCCGAGCGGACGGGCGCGTCGCTGGAGGTGTTCGGCGACTGCGGCCACTGGACGCCGCGGGAGGCGCCCGAACGGTTCGTCGGGAGCGTCCGGCGGTTCCTGGCCGGGACGTGA